One segment of Phaeacidiphilus oryzae TH49 DNA contains the following:
- a CDS encoding aldehyde dehydrogenase family protein gives MTAQQPATGPGPRSNFIDGEWRPAPAGYPVVNPATEEAIALAPESGAQDVAEAIAAARAAQPGWAATRPADRAELLDRIADLVVKHADEFVPELQAETGATIRVASTMQLPVVADRFRRYARGALEPHELPLAPQPVTATPLAAGGLTNAVAARRPVGVVGCITSYNFPIVNLAGKLAPALAMGNTVVAKPAPQDPLACLRLGEIFREAGAPPGIFNVVTGSGPETGEALVASPDVDMVSFTGSTAVGQAIASAAGGTMKRLLMELGGKGAAIVLDDADLAKAIPAIGSTWAFHSGQICTAPTRVLVHRSRYEELVAGLAKFADRLPLGDPLDPSTVIGPVISETHRARVRGYVDEALAAGAVDHARPRELPSRGWFVAPSLLTGVTPESRIVREEVFGPVVVVLPFDGGDDEAVALANQSDFGLYDYVFSADAGRAYALAGRLRTGNVGINTVGRHPETPFGGFKQSGIGRDGGSYGLHAYSELQSVVWPS, from the coding sequence ATGACAGCTCAGCAGCCGGCCACCGGACCGGGACCGCGCAGCAACTTCATCGACGGCGAGTGGCGCCCCGCCCCCGCCGGCTACCCCGTCGTGAACCCGGCCACCGAGGAGGCCATCGCCCTGGCCCCCGAGTCCGGGGCGCAGGACGTCGCCGAGGCGATCGCCGCCGCCCGCGCCGCCCAGCCCGGCTGGGCCGCGACCAGGCCGGCCGACCGCGCCGAACTCCTGGACCGGATAGCCGATCTGGTGGTCAAGCACGCCGACGAGTTCGTCCCGGAGCTGCAGGCCGAGACCGGCGCCACCATCCGGGTCGCCTCCACCATGCAGCTGCCGGTGGTCGCCGACCGCTTCCGCCGGTACGCGCGGGGCGCCCTGGAACCGCACGAGCTGCCGCTCGCCCCGCAGCCGGTGACCGCCACCCCGCTGGCCGCCGGCGGGCTCACCAACGCGGTCGCCGCCCGCCGCCCGGTCGGCGTGGTCGGCTGCATCACCTCCTACAACTTCCCGATCGTCAACCTGGCCGGGAAGCTCGCCCCGGCGCTGGCGATGGGCAACACGGTGGTCGCCAAGCCGGCCCCGCAGGACCCGCTGGCCTGCCTCCGGCTTGGCGAGATCTTCCGCGAGGCGGGGGCGCCGCCGGGGATCTTCAACGTGGTCACCGGCTCGGGGCCGGAGACCGGGGAGGCGCTGGTCGCCTCGCCCGACGTCGACATGGTCAGCTTCACCGGCTCCACGGCGGTCGGCCAGGCCATCGCCTCCGCGGCCGGCGGCACCATGAAGCGGCTGCTGATGGAGCTCGGCGGCAAGGGCGCGGCCATCGTGCTGGACGACGCCGACCTGGCGAAGGCGATCCCGGCGATCGGCTCCACCTGGGCCTTCCACTCCGGCCAGATCTGCACCGCGCCGACCCGGGTGCTGGTGCACCGCTCCCGCTACGAGGAACTGGTCGCCGGGCTGGCGAAGTTCGCCGACCGGCTGCCGCTCGGCGACCCCCTCGACCCGTCCACGGTGATCGGCCCGGTGATCTCCGAGACCCACCGGGCCCGGGTCCGCGGGTACGTGGACGAGGCGCTGGCGGCCGGCGCGGTCGACCACGCCCGGCCCCGCGAACTGCCCTCCCGAGGCTGGTTCGTGGCCCCGTCACTGCTCACCGGGGTCACCCCGGAGTCGCGGATCGTCCGCGAGGAGGTCTTCGGCCCGGTCGTGGTCGTCCTCCCCTTCGACGGCGGCGACGACGAGGCGGTGGCCCTCGCCAACCAGAGCGACTTCGGCCTCTACGACTACGTCTTCTCCGCCGACGCGGGCCGGGCGTACGCGCTGGCCGGGCGGCTGCGCACGGGAAACGTCGGGATCAACACGGTGGGCCGGCACCCGGAGACGCCGTTCGGCGGCTTCAAGCAGAGCGGCATCGGCCGCGACGGCGGCTCCTACGGGCTGCACGCGTACAGCGAACTCCAGTCGGTGGTCTGGCCGTCCTGA
- a CDS encoding Zn-dependent alcohol dehydrogenase: MRGVLFDGKAAAVVDDLSVRDPGPGEVLVRVAAAGLCHSDLSVIDGTIPFPVPVVLGHEGAGVVEKTGAGVAHVVPGDHVALSTLASCGTCDWCGKGMPTMCRQAIGRPGKPFLRAGGEPVYNFASASVFAELTVVKAVQAVRIDKDVPLASAALIGCGVLTGVGAVLNRARVAIGETVAVIGCGGIGLNVIQGAVLAGAGRIVAVDVAAEKEALARRFGATDFVSSTAAVRELLPLGVDHAFECVGRTSLIREAVDLLDRHGQAVLLGVPAADAEASFRVSDLYLDKSILGCRYGSSRPQYDVARYAGLYRQGRLKLDELITETHPLADFDKAVQATGSGRLARAVLTF; this comes from the coding sequence ATGCGAGGAGTGCTGTTCGACGGCAAGGCCGCCGCGGTGGTGGACGACCTCTCGGTGCGCGACCCCGGGCCGGGGGAGGTGCTGGTCCGGGTCGCCGCGGCCGGGCTCTGCCACAGCGACCTGTCGGTGATCGACGGGACCATCCCGTTCCCGGTGCCGGTGGTGCTGGGGCACGAGGGCGCGGGGGTGGTGGAGAAGACCGGCGCCGGGGTGGCCCATGTGGTGCCGGGCGACCACGTCGCCCTCTCCACCCTGGCCAGTTGCGGCACCTGCGACTGGTGCGGCAAGGGCATGCCGACCATGTGCCGGCAGGCCATCGGCCGCCCAGGCAAGCCGTTCCTGCGGGCCGGCGGCGAGCCGGTGTACAACTTCGCGTCGGCGTCCGTCTTCGCCGAACTGACCGTGGTCAAGGCGGTCCAGGCGGTGCGGATCGACAAGGACGTCCCGCTCGCCTCCGCCGCCCTGATCGGCTGCGGGGTGCTGACCGGCGTCGGGGCGGTGCTGAACCGCGCCCGGGTGGCGATCGGGGAGACGGTGGCGGTGATCGGCTGCGGCGGGATCGGCCTCAACGTCATCCAGGGGGCGGTGCTCGCCGGCGCCGGGCGGATCGTCGCCGTCGACGTGGCGGCCGAGAAGGAGGCGCTGGCCCGGCGGTTCGGCGCCACCGACTTCGTCTCCTCCACCGCCGCCGTCCGCGAACTCCTCCCCCTCGGGGTGGACCACGCCTTCGAGTGCGTCGGCCGGACCTCCCTCATCCGGGAGGCCGTCGACCTGCTGGACCGGCACGGCCAGGCGGTCCTCCTCGGCGTCCCGGCGGCGGACGCCGAGGCGTCCTTCCGGGTCTCCGACCTCTACCTGGACAAGTCGATCCTCGGCTGCCGCTACGGCTCCTCCCGCCCCCAGTACGACGTGGCGAGGTACGCGGGGCTGTACCGGCAGGGGCGGCTCAAGCTGGACGAACTCATCACCGAGACCCACCCGCTGGCCGACTTCGACAAGGCCGTCCAGGCCACCGGGTCCGGCCGGCTGGCCCGGGCCGTCCTCACCTTCTGA
- a CDS encoding GlxA family transcriptional regulator encodes MPHRVVVLALDGVIPFELGIPNRIFESQHITSSPGDPPLYEVVTASLAPGRPIRTTSDFRIVADEGPDALATADTVVVPAAYEPPELFERGELSAELGAALAHIRPGARLVSICTGSFVLAAAGLLDGRPATTHWRYGDTFRRLFPKVLLDPEVLFVDDGDVLTSGGVAAGVDLCLHILRRDHGSAAANRVARQCLVPPWRAGGQSQYVERPVPPAGQAAEGTAPARAWARERLRNPLELSELAARCGMSVRTFTRRFRAETGLSPGQWLVRERVELARELLEAGESTIERIARETGFGTATSLRNHFEAQVGVSPSAYRRTFQLRR; translated from the coding sequence ATGCCGCACCGCGTGGTCGTCCTCGCGCTGGACGGCGTCATACCGTTCGAGCTCGGGATTCCGAACCGCATCTTCGAGTCGCAGCACATCACCTCCTCCCCCGGCGACCCGCCGCTCTACGAGGTCGTCACCGCCTCCCTCGCCCCCGGCCGGCCGATCAGGACGACCTCGGACTTCCGCATCGTCGCGGACGAGGGGCCGGACGCCCTGGCCACCGCGGACACCGTGGTCGTCCCCGCCGCCTACGAGCCGCCCGAGCTCTTCGAACGCGGTGAGCTGAGCGCGGAGTTGGGGGCGGCGCTGGCGCACATCCGGCCCGGCGCCCGCCTGGTGTCGATCTGCACCGGCTCGTTCGTCCTGGCCGCCGCCGGCCTGCTGGACGGGCGCCCGGCGACCACCCACTGGCGCTACGGCGACACCTTCCGCCGGCTCTTCCCCAAGGTCCTCCTCGACCCCGAGGTGCTCTTCGTCGACGACGGCGACGTCCTCACCTCCGGCGGGGTGGCCGCCGGGGTGGACCTCTGCCTCCACATCCTCCGCCGGGACCACGGCAGCGCGGCCGCCAACCGGGTGGCCCGCCAGTGCCTGGTGCCGCCGTGGCGGGCCGGCGGGCAGTCGCAGTACGTGGAGCGTCCCGTGCCGCCGGCCGGCCAGGCCGCGGAGGGCACCGCCCCGGCCCGCGCCTGGGCCCGGGAGCGGCTCCGCAACCCGCTGGAACTGAGCGAGTTGGCCGCCCGCTGCGGGATGAGCGTGCGGACCTTCACCCGCCGCTTCCGCGCCGAGACCGGGCTCAGCCCCGGCCAGTGGCTGGTCCGCGAGCGGGTGGAGCTGGCCCGCGAACTGCTGGAGGCCGGGGAGTCGACCATCGAGCGGATCGCCCGCGAGACCGGTTTCGGGACCGCGACCTCGCTGCGGAACCATTTCGAGGCCCAGGTCGGAGTCTCGCCGAGCGCCTACCGCCGTACCTTCCAGCTCAGAAGGTGA
- a CDS encoding MFS transporter, with translation MTTTPSTQPQRSAAAAPPPAPRFHYAWIIAAVSLLTLVGAAGFRSTPGLLMDPLHMEFGWSHGTISSAASVNLALYGLTSPFAAALMERFGIRPVLAGALTLIAVGSGLTVFMTASWQLILCWGVLVGLGTGSMAMAFVATVTDRWFAARRGVVTGVLTAAGSAGNLVFLPVLSWLITTYGWRAASLTVGACSLAVVPLVLLLLREHPADLGLAPYGATVPVPRPERTTGAGLRALRVLASAARTRPFWLLAGTFAICGATTNGLVGTHFVPAAGDHGMAETTASGLLALSGLFDVVGTIASGWLTDRFNPRRLLGTYYFLRGCSLAVLPLLFARTVHPSMLVFVIFYGLDWVATVPPTIAIARREYGADAPIVFGWVAAAHQVGAAVVAVAAGFLRDALGDYDPVWYAAGALCVAAAAGALALRERGPATPRTLRRRRA, from the coding sequence GTGACCACCACCCCGTCGACGCAGCCCCAGCGCAGCGCAGCAGCGGCGCCGCCGCCCGCTCCCCGCTTCCACTACGCCTGGATCATCGCCGCCGTCTCCCTCCTCACCCTCGTCGGCGCCGCGGGCTTCCGTTCCACCCCCGGCCTGCTGATGGACCCGTTGCACATGGAGTTCGGCTGGTCGCACGGCACGATCTCGTCGGCCGCCTCCGTCAACCTCGCCCTCTACGGCCTGACCTCGCCGTTCGCCGCCGCGCTGATGGAGCGGTTCGGCATCCGCCCGGTCCTCGCCGGCGCGCTCACCCTGATCGCCGTCGGCAGCGGACTCACCGTCTTCATGACCGCGAGCTGGCAGCTGATCCTCTGCTGGGGTGTGCTCGTCGGCCTCGGCACCGGTTCGATGGCGATGGCCTTCGTGGCCACCGTCACCGACCGCTGGTTCGCCGCCCGCCGAGGCGTGGTCACCGGTGTGCTGACCGCCGCCGGCTCGGCCGGGAACCTGGTCTTCCTGCCCGTCCTCAGCTGGCTGATCACCACCTACGGCTGGCGGGCCGCCTCGCTCACCGTCGGCGCCTGCTCCCTCGCCGTCGTGCCCCTCGTCCTGCTGCTGCTCCGCGAGCACCCGGCGGACCTCGGTCTCGCCCCCTACGGCGCGACGGTCCCGGTGCCCCGCCCGGAGCGCACCACCGGCGCGGGTCTCCGCGCCCTCAGGGTGCTCGCCTCGGCCGCCCGCACCCGCCCGTTCTGGCTGCTGGCCGGGACCTTCGCGATCTGCGGGGCGACCACCAACGGCCTGGTCGGCACCCACTTCGTGCCGGCCGCCGGCGACCACGGCATGGCCGAGACGACCGCCTCCGGCCTCCTCGCCCTCAGCGGGCTCTTCGACGTGGTCGGCACGATCGCCTCCGGCTGGCTGACCGACCGCTTCAACCCCCGCCGGCTCCTCGGCACCTACTACTTCCTGCGGGGCTGCTCGCTGGCCGTGCTCCCGCTGCTCTTCGCCCGCACCGTGCACCCCAGCATGCTGGTCTTCGTCATCTTCTACGGCCTCGACTGGGTGGCCACCGTCCCGCCGACGATCGCCATCGCCCGCCGCGAGTACGGTGCCGACGCGCCGATCGTCTTCGGCTGGGTGGCGGCCGCCCACCAGGTGGGGGCGGCGGTGGTGGCGGTGGCGGCCGGCTTCCTCCGCGACGCCCTGGGCGACTACGACCCGGTCTGGTACGCCGCGGGCGCGCTGTGCGTGGCCGCCGCGGCGGGGGCGCTGGCGCTGCGCGAGCGCGGCCCCGCCACGCCCCGAACGCTGCGCCGCAGGCGCGCGTAA
- a CDS encoding flavin reductase family protein translates to MGHQAMAIAAVRHLGVPRGAGAEPSPGPVVAASAPPPSPDAGGPGADELRSVLGHFATGVTVIAARTRDGEPVGFACQSFGSLSLDPPLVSFSVARTSSSWPRIARSGAFCANILAADQQELCRSFAVSSSTGADKFAGVEWEPTQATGSPRLAGALAWVDCTIQAVHVGGDHLIVLGRVRDLLARQDADASGPLVFYRGRFELG, encoded by the coding sequence ATGGGGCATCAGGCCATGGCGATCGCCGCGGTGCGTCACCTGGGGGTGCCGCGGGGGGCCGGCGCCGAGCCCTCGCCGGGGCCGGTGGTGGCGGCGAGCGCGCCGCCGCCGAGCCCGGACGCGGGCGGCCCCGGGGCCGATGAACTCCGTTCGGTGCTGGGGCACTTCGCGACCGGCGTCACGGTGATCGCCGCGCGGACGCGGGACGGAGAGCCGGTCGGCTTCGCCTGCCAGAGCTTCGGCTCGCTGTCCCTCGATCCGCCGCTGGTGTCCTTCAGCGTGGCGCGCACCTCCTCCTCCTGGCCGCGGATCGCGCGGTCGGGGGCGTTCTGCGCGAACATCCTGGCGGCGGACCAGCAGGAGCTGTGCCGGTCGTTCGCGGTGAGCAGCAGCACGGGGGCGGACAAGTTCGCGGGCGTGGAGTGGGAGCCGACGCAGGCGACCGGGTCGCCGCGGCTGGCGGGGGCGCTGGCGTGGGTGGACTGCACGATCCAGGCCGTGCATGTGGGGGGCGATCATCTGATCGTCCTCGGACGGGTCCGAGACCTCTTGGCGCGCCAGGACGCGGACGCGTCAGGGCCGCTGGTCTTCTACCGCGGACGCTTCGAGCTGGGCTGA
- a CDS encoding acetate--CoA ligase family protein, translating into MLDQFRLTADRAAQGAHPIGSAYPDNATDTGGRPLRRREVDLDRFFRPESVAVVGASDTPGRPSTGITRQLRAWADRVGARLYPVNPGRTEVDGLTCYSSVTDLPDEVGTLDLAVLLVADPAPLIPELVEAKARFAVAFAGGFAETGAEGRAAQERLARQIEEAPTGLRLLGPNTNLNAFETFRDDLEGPAIALVTQSGHQGRPVFALQQLGIRLSHWAPTGNEADLEVADFLGWFADQPEVGAIAAYLEGIKDGRAFLLAADHAARRGVPVVAVKVGRTDAGARSAATHTGKLTGQDRVADAAMRQFGVVRVDGLDELQDTAALLARAKPPRAEGVAVYSISGGTGAHFADLASAAGLPLPRLSPERQAQLHQWIPGYLDVSNPVDCGGHPVGDERGRKIIDALLDDPEVGVLICPVTGPFPPLSDRLVADLVAAAETTDKLVCVVWGSPVGTEPAYREVLLGSRRVATFRSFGNCVRAVRAWLDHHRFTAGYRSPFEDAPTAPCAGQAKALRLLDGEGGAQTQLSEVSAKQLLRAYGIRVPREQLVNSAAGAVRAAGVVGYPVVLKGSAPDAAHKTELGLVKIGLTSASQVRDAYRELTENARAAGIDRLDGVLVCQMVDAGAEMAVGLSHDPVFGPVVTVGMGGTLVEVLDDTAVRVPPFTCEEAHRMVGELRGRALLDGVRGGPPLDVDALVDVVMRVQRMAFEVGDRLAGLEINPLTVLPAGRGAVALDALAVCRRERADEEGAAEDAGSL; encoded by the coding sequence ATGCTGGACCAGTTCCGCCTGACCGCCGACCGCGCGGCCCAGGGAGCCCACCCGATCGGCTCGGCATACCCGGACAACGCCACCGATACCGGAGGGCGCCCGCTCCGGCGCCGCGAGGTCGACCTGGACCGGTTCTTCCGACCCGAGAGCGTCGCCGTCGTCGGCGCCTCCGACACCCCCGGCAGACCCAGCACCGGGATCACCAGGCAGCTCCGCGCCTGGGCCGACCGGGTCGGCGCCCGCCTCTACCCGGTCAACCCCGGCCGCACCGAGGTGGACGGCCTGACCTGCTACTCCTCCGTCACCGACCTCCCCGACGAGGTCGGCACCCTCGACCTGGCCGTGCTGCTGGTCGCCGACCCGGCGCCGCTGATCCCCGAACTCGTCGAGGCCAAGGCCCGGTTCGCGGTCGCCTTCGCGGGCGGCTTCGCCGAGACCGGCGCCGAGGGCCGGGCCGCCCAGGAGCGGCTGGCCCGGCAGATCGAGGAGGCCCCGACCGGCCTGCGGCTGCTCGGCCCCAACACCAACCTCAACGCCTTCGAGACCTTCCGGGACGACCTGGAGGGCCCGGCCATCGCCCTGGTCACGCAGAGCGGCCACCAGGGCCGCCCGGTCTTCGCCCTCCAGCAGCTCGGCATCCGGCTCAGCCACTGGGCGCCCACCGGCAACGAGGCCGACCTCGAAGTCGCCGACTTCCTCGGCTGGTTCGCCGACCAGCCCGAGGTCGGCGCGATCGCCGCCTATCTGGAGGGGATCAAGGACGGCCGGGCGTTCCTCCTCGCCGCCGACCACGCCGCGCGGCGCGGGGTGCCGGTGGTCGCGGTGAAGGTCGGCCGTACCGACGCCGGCGCCCGCTCGGCCGCCACCCACACCGGGAAGCTCACCGGCCAGGACCGGGTGGCGGACGCCGCGATGCGGCAGTTCGGCGTGGTCCGGGTGGACGGCCTGGACGAACTCCAGGACACCGCCGCCCTGCTGGCCCGGGCGAAGCCGCCGCGAGCGGAGGGCGTCGCGGTGTACTCCATCTCCGGCGGCACCGGCGCCCACTTCGCCGACCTGGCCTCGGCGGCGGGACTGCCGCTCCCCCGGCTCTCCCCGGAGCGGCAGGCCCAGCTCCACCAGTGGATACCCGGCTACCTCGACGTCTCCAACCCGGTGGACTGCGGCGGCCATCCGGTCGGCGACGAGCGCGGCCGGAAGATCATCGACGCGCTGCTGGACGATCCGGAGGTGGGCGTGCTGATCTGCCCCGTCACCGGGCCCTTCCCGCCGCTCAGCGACCGCCTGGTGGCCGACCTGGTGGCCGCCGCCGAGACCACCGACAAGCTGGTCTGCGTGGTCTGGGGCTCCCCCGTCGGCACCGAACCGGCCTACCGGGAGGTGCTGCTGGGCTCCCGGCGGGTGGCCACCTTCCGCTCCTTCGGCAACTGCGTACGGGCCGTGCGGGCCTGGCTCGACCACCACCGCTTCACCGCCGGCTACCGCAGCCCCTTCGAGGACGCGCCCACCGCCCCCTGCGCCGGCCAGGCCAAGGCGCTGCGCCTGCTGGACGGCGAGGGCGGCGCGCAGACCCAGCTCAGCGAGGTCTCCGCCAAGCAGCTGCTGCGCGCCTACGGGATCCGGGTGCCGCGCGAGCAGTTGGTGAACAGCGCCGCCGGGGCGGTCCGGGCGGCCGGGGTCGTCGGCTACCCGGTGGTGCTGAAGGGCTCCGCGCCGGACGCCGCGCACAAGACCGAACTCGGCCTGGTCAAGATCGGATTGACTTCGGCCAGCCAGGTACGCGATGCGTACCGCGAGCTCACCGAGAACGCTCGGGCGGCGGGAATAGACCGACTGGACGGTGTACTTGTCTGCCAGATGGTGGACGCCGGCGCGGAGATGGCGGTCGGGCTGAGCCACGACCCGGTCTTCGGTCCGGTGGTCACCGTCGGCATGGGGGGCACCCTCGTCGAGGTGCTCGACGATACCGCCGTCCGGGTGCCGCCGTTCACCTGCGAGGAGGCCCACCGCATGGTCGGCGAGCTGCGCGGCCGGGCGCTGCTCGACGGGGTGCGGGGCGGACCGCCGCTGGACGTCGACGCGCTGGTGGACGTGGTGATGCGGGTGCAGCGGATGGCCTTCGAGGTCGGCGACCGGCTGGCCGGGCTGGAGATCAACCCGCTGACGGTGCTGCCCGCCGGGCGGGGCGCGGTGGCACTGGACGCGCTGGCTGTGTGCCGGCGGGAGCGGGCAGACGAGGAGGGGGCCGCGGAGGACGCGGGCTCCCTGTGA
- a CDS encoding L,D-transpeptidase family protein produces the protein MSRHARSAADSRAARRASRKGPRGAMVGWGAAAVVVLTAAGGTVQAATGHHIPGLGALDELSAGGGSGGSGGAAAAAPVLPDGRSASAHQAAMDGGPRPTVTGYASIPGVGAAFAKRIPSDSRQVVLMSGAGRNKNTGTLTLWTRNAQGRWTAGPSWPARNALRGWTTDHHLDDLRSPIGVYSLTDAGGLKANPGTSLPYDHSSSFVAVGRGFEGESLAGAFDYVVAIDYNHVAGSSPLDARRPMGEDRGGGIWLHVDHGGPTHGCVALPEPDIKRLLTELDPAAHPVIVMGDASTLAA, from the coding sequence ATGTCCCGCCACGCCCGTTCCGCCGCAGACTCCCGGGCCGCCCGCAGGGCCTCCCGCAAGGGGCCCCGCGGCGCGATGGTCGGCTGGGGCGCCGCCGCGGTGGTCGTGCTGACGGCGGCCGGCGGCACCGTCCAGGCGGCGACCGGCCACCACATCCCGGGGCTGGGCGCCCTCGACGAACTCTCCGCCGGCGGCGGCTCGGGCGGTTCGGGCGGTGCCGCGGCGGCGGCCCCGGTCCTGCCCGACGGCCGCAGCGCCTCCGCGCACCAGGCCGCGATGGACGGCGGCCCCCGGCCGACCGTCACCGGCTACGCCTCGATACCCGGCGTCGGAGCGGCCTTCGCCAAGCGGATACCGTCCGACAGCCGCCAGGTCGTCCTGATGAGCGGGGCCGGCCGGAACAAGAACACCGGCACCCTCACCCTCTGGACCAGGAACGCGCAGGGGCGCTGGACGGCCGGCCCGTCCTGGCCCGCGCGGAACGCGCTGCGCGGCTGGACCACCGACCACCACCTCGACGACCTCCGAAGCCCGATCGGGGTCTACTCGCTCACCGACGCGGGCGGCCTGAAGGCCAATCCGGGCACCAGCCTCCCGTACGACCACTCCTCGTCGTTCGTGGCGGTGGGCCGGGGATTCGAAGGCGAGTCGCTCGCCGGGGCGTTCGACTACGTGGTGGCCATCGACTACAACCACGTGGCCGGGAGCTCGCCGCTGGACGCGCGCCGCCCGATGGGCGAGGACCGCGGGGGCGGCATCTGGCTGCATGTGGACCACGGGGGTCCGACGCATGGCTGCGTGGCCCTCCCCGAGCCCGACATCAAGCGCCTCCTCACCGAGCTGGACCCCGCCGCCCACCCCGTGATCGTCATGGGCGACGCGTCCACGCTGGCAGCGTGA
- a CDS encoding ADP-ribosyltransferase, which produces MKISRARALLASGALALAGLFSTAAAAAPAPATAHAPALTVPAPPTAADLLCPRIADPLAAAADRRVDVRRITPAPVYRTTCDELYRADGRGPDVVFAEGFQPKAPINGQYDVASYVDRNQPSPYVSTTYDHDLYKKWKSAWNYYIDAPGGIDVNKTIGTTHRWAFQHEVAFPGGVASRYIVGACPVNTETRTEILPDCVRNPEYLPWHLLPAAFPTAYAPYAPASR; this is translated from the coding sequence ATCAAGATCTCTCGGGCCCGCGCCCTCCTCGCCTCCGGCGCGCTCGCTCTCGCCGGCCTGTTCAGCACCGCCGCCGCCGCGGCGCCCGCGCCCGCGACCGCCCACGCCCCCGCGCTCACCGTCCCCGCCCCGCCGACCGCCGCCGACCTCCTCTGCCCGCGGATCGCGGACCCGCTGGCCGCCGCCGCGGACCGCCGGGTGGACGTCCGGCGGATCACCCCCGCGCCGGTCTACCGCACCACCTGCGACGAGCTGTACCGCGCGGACGGCCGCGGCCCGGACGTCGTCTTCGCCGAGGGCTTCCAGCCGAAGGCCCCGATCAACGGCCAGTACGACGTGGCCTCCTACGTGGACCGCAACCAGCCGTCCCCGTACGTCTCCACGACCTACGACCACGACCTGTACAAGAAGTGGAAGTCGGCCTGGAACTACTACATCGACGCCCCCGGCGGCATCGACGTCAACAAGACCATCGGCACCACCCACCGCTGGGCCTTCCAGCACGAGGTGGCCTTCCCCGGCGGCGTGGCCAGCCGCTACATCGTCGGCGCCTGCCCGGTGAACACCGAGACCCGCACCGAGATCCTGCCGGACTGCGTCCGCAACCCGGAGTACCTCCCCTGGCACCTGCTGCCCGCGGCCTTCCCCACCGCGTACGCGCCGTACGCGCCGGCCTCCCGCTGA
- a CDS encoding acyl-CoA dehydrogenase family protein — MDAELSPEQDEIRRTLRDLLAKHCTSDALRAAADSPAGHDPELWSRLTALGLPGLLQPAELGGLDLTPVDLAVVAEETGRALLPAPLLGGWLAASALTEAAAPALTAPALTTPAVTVPASAEAASARARLASGAATGALCLAETVAALPAAPASAGGGRAGGLQARPAPEGPEGGWLLYGEAPTVLDGAAADLLVVTAHTGGYPRSRSVLLLVDGGAPGVRRTRLPALDDTRSLARVEFRDAPAALLADPAPDPAAGTAALAAVAVAAQAVGAARESLGRAVEHARTREQFGRPIGANQALAHALADVHVAVQSARATVLHAAWSLSVAEPDPTDPALALAAALDAQTLAAGTAIQVHGGLGITWEHDAQLFYKRAAADELLFGPAHALRARAADAAGLLADL; from the coding sequence ATGGACGCCGAGCTCAGCCCCGAACAGGACGAGATCCGCCGCACCCTGCGCGATCTCCTCGCGAAGCACTGCACCAGCGACGCCCTCCGGGCCGCCGCCGACTCCCCGGCAGGCCACGACCCCGAACTCTGGAGCCGCCTGACCGCACTCGGCCTCCCCGGCCTCCTCCAGCCCGCCGAGCTCGGCGGCCTCGACCTGACCCCGGTCGACCTCGCCGTCGTCGCCGAGGAGACCGGCCGGGCCCTGCTCCCGGCCCCGCTCCTCGGCGGCTGGCTGGCCGCCTCTGCCCTCACCGAGGCCGCCGCCCCCGCGCTCACCGCCCCCGCGCTCACCACCCCCGCAGTCACCGTCCCCGCCTCCGCCGAAGCGGCGTCGGCGCGGGCCCGCCTCGCCTCCGGCGCGGCGACCGGCGCCCTCTGCCTGGCCGAGACCGTCGCCGCCCTCCCCGCCGCGCCGGCGTCCGCCGGCGGAGGCCGGGCCGGCGGCCTCCAGGCCCGCCCCGCCCCCGAGGGACCGGAGGGCGGCTGGCTCCTCTACGGCGAGGCCCCCACCGTCCTCGATGGCGCCGCCGCCGACCTCCTCGTGGTCACCGCGCACACCGGCGGCTACCCCCGCTCCCGCAGCGTCCTGCTGCTGGTGGACGGCGGCGCCCCCGGCGTCCGCAGGACCCGGCTGCCCGCGCTGGACGACACCCGGAGCCTCGCCCGGGTGGAGTTCCGCGACGCCCCCGCCGCCCTGCTGGCCGACCCGGCCCCGGACCCGGCGGCCGGCACCGCCGCCCTGGCCGCCGTCGCCGTCGCCGCGCAGGCCGTCGGCGCCGCCCGGGAGTCGCTGGGCCGCGCGGTCGAGCACGCCCGCACCCGCGAGCAGTTCGGCCGGCCGATCGGCGCCAACCAGGCCCTGGCGCACGCCCTCGCCGACGTCCATGTCGCCGTGCAGAGCGCCCGCGCCACCGTCCTCCACGCGGCCTGGTCGCTCTCCGTGGCCGAACCCGACCCCACCGACCCCGCGCTGGCCCTCGCCGCCGCCCTGGACGCCCAGACCCTGGCCGCCGGCACCGCGATCCAGGTGCACGGCGGGCTGGGCATCACCTGGGAGCACGACGCCCAGCTCTTCTACAAGCGGGCCGCCGCCGACGAGCTCCTCTTCGGCCCCGCGCACGCCCTCCGGGCCCGCGCGGCGGACGCCGCCGGCCTCCTCGCCGACCTCTGA